Proteins encoded within one genomic window of Candidatus Binatus sp.:
- a CDS encoding nuclear transport factor 2 family protein, which yields MKKVSSLLAASVGIVMLCGLATLARAGEAEQTEIKALKQNYVKALEAKDVDALMAVYENSPTLVVFDVIPPRQYLGWEAYKKDWQGVLGGCTGPMKAELTEMTIVAEGNVGYGHEIQHLSCPTKGAPLDMTLRATDGYAKKDGKWLIAHEHLSVPVDLATGKGDLTSKP from the coding sequence ATGAAAAAGGTTTCTTCGTTGCTTGCGGCGTCGGTCGGCATCGTAATGCTTTGTGGATTAGCGACGCTCGCGCGCGCCGGTGAAGCGGAACAAACGGAAATAAAGGCGCTCAAGCAGAATTACGTGAAGGCGCTCGAAGCCAAGGATGTCGACGCCTTGATGGCCGTTTACGAGAATAGTCCGACGCTGGTGGTGTTCGACGTGATTCCGCCGCGTCAATACCTTGGCTGGGAAGCGTACAAAAAAGACTGGCAGGGCGTTCTCGGCGGATGTACCGGGCCGATGAAAGCGGAACTGACCGAGATGACGATCGTCGCCGAAGGCAACGTCGGTTACGGCCACGAGATTCAGCACTTGAGTTGCCCGACGAAGGGCGCGCCGCTGGACATGACGCTGCGGGCGACCGACGGCTATGCGAAGAAAGACGGCAAATGGCTGATTGCGCACGAGCATCTTTCAGTCCCGGTCGATCTCGCGACCGGCAAGGG
- a CDS encoding DUF1614 domain-containing protein, translated as MLFAPFLIFYAILFFFALAFLFILVEIHVINYAFQLLGLPPELAFFALLTALVGSYINIPITRIAAGSRRAPAVVNNFGVRYRVPTGYPADSTIVAINVGGAVVPILISIYVLMHSPGIIPPTLIGIAIVTLIVHRFARPIPGMGIATPMFIPPIVAAAAGYFLGASTHHADAVAFVSGVMGTLIGADLLNLRKLSGLGAPVASIGGAGTFDGIFLTGIVAVLLA; from the coding sequence ATGCTATTCGCGCCGTTCCTGATCTTCTACGCGATACTGTTTTTCTTCGCGCTCGCGTTTCTTTTTATCCTGGTTGAAATCCACGTCATCAACTACGCATTCCAGTTGCTTGGATTGCCGCCCGAGCTTGCATTTTTCGCGCTGCTCACGGCGCTTGTCGGCAGCTACATCAACATCCCGATTACTCGCATCGCGGCTGGCAGCCGCCGCGCGCCCGCAGTGGTGAACAATTTCGGCGTGCGCTACCGCGTGCCGACCGGCTATCCGGCTGACTCGACGATCGTCGCAATCAACGTCGGCGGCGCTGTCGTGCCAATACTCATTTCAATTTACGTTCTGATGCACTCGCCCGGCATCATCCCTCCCACGTTGATAGGTATTGCAATAGTCACTTTGATAGTGCATCGCTTCGCGCGGCCGATCCCCGGGATGGGAATCGCGACGCCGATGTTCATCCCGCCGATCGTCGCCGCGGCGGCGGGCTATTTTCTGGGCGCCTCGACGCATCACGCTGACGCGGTCGCATTTGTAAGCGGCGTGATGGGCACGCTGATCGGCGCCGACCTGCTGAATCTCAGGAAGCTGAGCGGCTTGGGCGCACCGGTCGCGTCGATCGGCGGCGCAGGCACCTTCGACGGCATCTTCCTGACCGGCATCGTCGCGGTCCTGCTCGCGTAA
- a CDS encoding isoprenylcysteine carboxyl methyltransferase family protein has protein sequence MISLRTYLILLSILVIERFFELDLARRNARNAFEHGAIEVGQAHYRVMVAMHTLFIASCALEAIFFPTHFSPAVAWIALGAELCAQLLRYWAVSTLGERWNTRIIVDPARTPVTGGPYRFMRHPNYLAVVIEIAAVPMIGGALVTAIVFSIANAFVLAVRIPAEERALGGAYQGLFGSRSRFIPRFRHQ, from the coding sequence GTGATTTCGCTCCGCACTTATCTGATCCTGCTGTCGATACTGGTGATCGAGCGATTCTTCGAACTCGATCTGGCGCGGCGCAACGCGCGCAACGCGTTCGAGCACGGCGCAATCGAAGTCGGACAGGCGCACTATCGCGTGATGGTCGCGATGCACACGCTATTCATCGCGTCGTGCGCGCTCGAAGCGATTTTCTTTCCAACGCATTTTTCACCCGCGGTCGCATGGATCGCGCTCGGCGCCGAACTATGCGCGCAACTGCTCCGCTACTGGGCGGTCTCGACGCTGGGCGAGCGCTGGAATACGCGCATCATCGTCGATCCCGCACGGACGCCGGTGACCGGCGGCCCTTACCGCTTCATGCGCCATCCCAACTATCTCGCCGTGGTGATCGAGATCGCGGCGGTGCCGATGATCGGCGGCGCGCTCGTCACCGCGATCGTATTTTCGATCGCAAACGCCTTCGTGCTCGCAGTAAGGATACCGGCGGAAGAGCGCGCGCTCGGCGGCGCCTATCAGGGTTTGTTCGGCTCGCGGAGCCGTTTCATCCCGCGCTTCCGGCATCAATAG
- a CDS encoding Zn-ribbon domain-containing OB-fold protein encodes MSEYFKPLPKPTPTSRPFWEAAKRHELTIQRCGACQKFVYYPRDRCPHCFADKLAWQRVSGRGKLHSYTVVRRASIRSFGDAPYILGIVELDEGPRMTTNIVAAPEKVRVEMPVEVYFDDVTPEHTLVKFKPA; translated from the coding sequence ATGAGTGAGTATTTCAAACCGCTACCGAAGCCCACGCCGACCAGCCGTCCGTTCTGGGAAGCGGCCAAGCGCCACGAACTGACTATTCAACGCTGCGGCGCGTGCCAGAAGTTTGTCTATTATCCGCGCGATCGATGCCCGCACTGTTTCGCGGATAAGCTCGCCTGGCAGCGCGTCAGCGGCCGCGGCAAGCTGCATAGCTATACGGTGGTGCGGCGCGCGTCGATCCGATCCTTCGGCGACGCGCCCTACATACTTGGTATCGTCGAACTGGATGAAGGCCCGCGCATGACGACCAATATCGTCGCGGCGCCGGAGAAAGTTCGGGTCGAGATGCCGGTCGAAGTTTATTTCGACGACGTGACGCCGGAGCACACGCTGGTGAAATTCAAACCCGCCTAG
- a CDS encoding thiolase family protein, producing MSLKGKAAAIGIGELKPVKEPGNLTPLGLMGRVAAEAIADAGLEKKDIDGFLVGVPFADPGMIYPASAAEVLGLNVRMLNQVDIGGASPAGMIWRAAAAIDAGMCNAVLCLVADLNARGDQKPPVISVQREFEAPYGNVGANCGYAMIAHRHMYEYGTTARQMAKVAVDQRANALKNPLATFNDKALTIDDVLNSRMIVDPLHLYEIVSPVTGGAAIIVASPDVAKRSKNTPVWLIGAGEYANHSTITYAPSLTESPVKPAAEAAFKMAGLQPKDMHLVCPYDCYTITVIVTLEDAGFCKKGQGGPFVAEHDLTYAGDFPCNTHGGQLSFGQPGLAGGMSHVTEGIRQLMGRGGERQVKNASLAYVNGNGGIMSEQASLILERRS from the coding sequence ATGAGTCTTAAAGGCAAAGCTGCCGCGATCGGAATCGGCGAACTGAAGCCGGTCAAAGAGCCGGGCAATCTGACGCCGCTCGGCCTGATGGGGCGAGTTGCGGCCGAGGCGATCGCGGATGCGGGTCTCGAAAAAAAGGACATCGACGGATTTCTGGTGGGCGTGCCGTTCGCGGATCCCGGCATGATCTATCCGGCCAGCGCCGCGGAAGTGCTCGGCCTCAACGTGCGCATGCTGAACCAGGTCGATATCGGCGGCGCAAGTCCAGCCGGGATGATCTGGCGCGCGGCGGCGGCGATCGATGCCGGGATGTGCAACGCGGTGCTGTGCCTGGTGGCCGATCTGAATGCGCGCGGAGATCAGAAGCCGCCGGTGATTTCGGTGCAGCGCGAGTTCGAGGCGCCCTACGGCAACGTCGGCGCGAACTGCGGATACGCGATGATCGCGCATCGGCATATGTACGAATACGGCACCACGGCGCGCCAGATGGCGAAGGTCGCAGTCGATCAACGCGCCAACGCGCTCAAGAATCCGCTCGCGACCTTCAACGACAAGGCGCTCACGATCGACGACGTGCTGAACTCGCGCATGATCGTCGATCCGTTGCATCTGTACGAGATCGTGAGCCCGGTCACCGGCGGCGCCGCAATTATCGTCGCGTCGCCGGACGTCGCGAAGCGCTCGAAGAACACGCCGGTGTGGCTGATCGGCGCCGGCGAGTACGCGAACCATTCAACGATCACATACGCGCCGTCGCTGACGGAATCACCGGTGAAGCCCGCCGCGGAAGCGGCCTTCAAAATGGCGGGGCTGCAGCCGAAGGATATGCACCTCGTCTGTCCGTACGACTGTTACACGATCACGGTGATCGTCACGCTCGAGGACGCGGGCTTCTGCAAGAAGGGTCAGGGTGGACCGTTCGTCGCGGAACACGACCTGACTTATGCGGGCGATTTTCCCTGCAACACGCACGGCGGCCAACTCTCGTTCGGCCAGCCCGGACTCGCGGGCGGCATGAGTCACGTGACCGAAGGCATCCGGCAATTGATGGGGCGTGGCGGTGAGCGGCAAGTCAAAAATGCGTCGCTCGCATACGTCAATGGCAACGGCGGAATAATGAGCGAGCAGGCGAGCCTGATCCTGGAGCGACGATCATGA